TGGGAAGCTTACAATTAAGCAAGCCTATCCAAGACTGACAAAGTTTTGCCTCCTACGAAAAAAATCACTCAATTAGCCCTCACTTGTCAATCACGTAATTGTGGTGTAAGGAATAAACTAGAAACTGTCATAGCAGACTCATAGAAACTTAATCACCCTCACATGTACAGTCTTAATATTGTCCCTTATGTGAGCATCAATGATATTTTCGCTAaagaatttaaatttattttggtAGCTAAAACCATGAAATTGTGGTAGCAgattaatttaattttaatcCTAATTAATtagccaaaaaataaataagcataCAAAGGTAGGGGACAGCAGCCATTATCGGATAGTGAGCATTGGTACATCCATTGATCTCTTATAACCATTAACCTATTCTTATCCTTGTTTCTTCCTCAACAAGTAACACCTGCCCTCACAACCAATACAAACACTCCTCCTTTTCCCCAAACTGCATGCAATTTTCTCAGACGCAGACCAAGCCATACTCAAAAGGAGAATATCAATCTCTGGTTTGGTCTGGGTCTTTTCAACTAACCAGAAAAATGCCGTGGCCATTGCTAAAATGGATCATGTATACTTCTTCGTCGTCTTCGTCTTCCTCTGAAGATTTCAGTGACGCCGAAGATGAAGGGACAAGTAAGAAGGGCAATGATCATCGTCGTGATCCCAACAAACAAGGAGAACAAAATCACGATGACGACTCCAATGAAGATGACTTTTCCTACAAACCCCAGGAAGACGAGACCTCCAACTCCTCCGACTATACTTTCACAATCAACGAACCGCGCAGAAAAAGACGTCGCATTGACAACAAGGAAGACTCAACAATTGTGAGTTTTAAACGCCGTAAGAGGATTTGGAGCAAGGAGGACGAGCTAGAGCTCTTGAAGAATTTCCTTGACTACAGAACCAGACCGAGGACGGCTAACGAAACCACGTCGTTTTACGACGAGGTTAACCCCAAGTTCAAGGACCAATTCAGCAAGCGAAAGCTGGCCGAGAAGATTGcaaggttgaagaagaagcaccGCAACGTAGTAAACAAAATGGGGAACAATAATGGGCAAGAGTTTCGCTTCAGAAACCCACACGACAGAGCCATTTTCGATATTTCACATAGGATTTGGGCAGAATCCCCTCTTTACAATGTTCAGGAGAAGAACGTTGTGGTGGATTCACATGATGTGGGGAGTAGCAAAGCGTCGTTCGATGAGAAGCATAACAATGGGGATGATGAGGGTAACACTGACGTGCGAGAAATGATAATCGGGTTGGCGATGAATCCGATACCGTTGAGTTTAAGTAACTATGGAGGCCGTGGAGGAGAAGTGGTGGATGAGAAGTGGAAGGAGCAGCAGATACTGGAGTTGGAGGCGTACTCGAAGAGGTTGGAGTTGGTTCAACATCAGGTTAAGGCAGCTTTGGATGACTTGCGTTCCAAGTAGATGTGCTATATGAATGCATTGATTCATTTCGAGgaggttttgttttagtttgtaAAGATTTGGGATTGAATAGCATAGCATAGCAAAATCTGCTGTTGTTGATTTGATAGAGCAATTGTTCACTAATGGTTTTTAATTTAGAATAATTCGATCAATGTAATCTTTATCTTACAATATTGGTTTGAATGTTTTTAGAGGGGGGAATGTTCGTGTGACTGGTTAAACAATGCAATCATCATGACCCTCCAATTATTTTTATGTAGTCATTTCAGGTGAATGTATATAAAAAGTCGAAGATCTCATTTTTATGGTTCCCAAACTCAAATATGACTATGATGATGATATATAACCTAAATACCAAGATGTGACATTACTCTATCCCAAGcgaaaattgaaagtacaatCTGTCAAATTCATTGCCTCTATGATGAATAGTCATTACCCCACTTTTGTTATATGTTTAGTGTTTCAACTGCATCCATGCAACAAAtgttaatatttttttagaATGTCATGTGTTATGGGCTTAGGATTTATAGATCATAGCTTTTACAATATACTTGAACTTGCATAACACTAAAAtatcaaatatattttattttttgaattttcttACTTTCGActttgaaaaatgataaacataaaagaaaaattaaaaaaattaggtATTCCATTAATAGAAACACAATCTAAATATCATGTTTCACTAATGGTGAGTTAAGAAATATGACAACTTAAATAGAAATAGAGCGTTCACGTTGGGAGGTGCTATTTAAGCACTGTAGAAACATATTGTTCTTAAGTTTTGTTAACACCATTTGTTGAGCATGATTTTTTAAAAATTAGAACACTATAATAATACAAACGGATAAAATAATG
Above is a genomic segment from Rosa chinensis cultivar Old Blush chromosome 3, RchiOBHm-V2, whole genome shotgun sequence containing:
- the LOC112192578 gene encoding probable transcription factor At5g28040, with the translated sequence MPWPLLKWIMYTSSSSSSSSEDFSDAEDEGTSKKGNDHRRDPNKQGEQNHDDDSNEDDFSYKPQEDETSNSSDYTFTINEPRRKRRRIDNKEDSTIVSFKRRKRIWSKEDELELLKNFLDYRTRPRTANETTSFYDEVNPKFKDQFSKRKLAEKIARLKKKHRNVVNKMGNNNGQEFRFRNPHDRAIFDISHRIWAESPLYNVQEKNVVVDSHDVGSSKASFDEKHNNGDDEGNTDVREMIIGLAMNPIPLSLSNYGGRGGEVVDEKWKEQQILELEAYSKRLELVQHQVKAALDDLRSK